Genomic DNA from Thermodesulfobacteriota bacterium:
CGGGCCCGGTCCCCTCTTCGAAGACCCAGGTGTTCCCAAAGCTCTTATTCGAAGAGATTAACAGGAAGAGAAAGGATTTCGGTTCTGGGATACGGTCAGCACGGAGGGTCACCTGACCGAGGAGGAGGGTCGTCTCCCCCTTTTCCCAACGTTCTTCGCGATTCGTCTCCAGATGGAATGAAAAGATTTTCCGGGTTCTTCTTTCCCCATCGGAGAGGGAGGCAAAGGCATGGTGGTTGACGATCTGGGCCAAGGAGACCTGCCGGGGCTTCACCAGACGTTCATAAATCTGTCGGCCATCTCCCATTCCGGGCACGTTGCTTCGACCCTGAGAGAGCAGGTCGAGGAATCGTTTTTCGAGAGGCCGATCTGTAAATTCCGTGGCGAGGTCGATGGCCCTCGCGGCATGCTGGAGGATGAGTTGGGTCTCCAACCCCGCCAGATCGGCGAAAAACCACCCGCAGCTGGTGAACATCCGGAGGCCGTGGCGTTGCATCTCGAGGAGCTTGATTCCCCTGACCCAGTCCTTTGGGTCGAGGTCTCGGTGGCCGTACTCCTCGAAAAACCTCTCAATCCGTTCCGGAGACCGATCCATGATCAGATCGATGTATCCGTCTCTCGCCCTCCAGGGATCGGGAAAGAGCTTCCTCCCCTCTTCCTCGTAAAGTTCGGCCAGATCGTCTCGGAGGAGGTTGAGGGCCTCACGAAGGGGAGCCCTCCACCTCTGGTTCCACCCAGGCCGTCCGCCTGTCGAGCAGCCGCAGTCCTCCTTCCATCTGCCAACGCCGTGACAGCAGCTCCAGGAACTTCCTTCGCCCTTCGGTCCCTCATCGATCTCCACCTCCCACACCGGAGGCGACTTTTCTAAAAAGGCCCCGTAATTGGTCAGGGTCAATCCCTGCCTCGCTATCCCCCTGCTCAGGGCATAAGCCAGGGCCATCTCGCCGAAGACTTTGTGATGGCCAAAGGTCTCGCCATCGGTCGAGAGGTGGATGAGCTGGGGTTCCCTCTTGGAGGGCTGATAGGCCTGGGCCAATCTCAGGCAGAACCTCTCCCCATCTTTGAGGAGATCGCCGAAGGCCACCTCTTTCGAGATGGCCCCATCGTAAAAGAAGAGGTCAATATACTCGGAATATGATTTTTTCCCCGACCGATCCCTCAGAAAGCACCGGTAGGGCTGGGTCGTATCGATCTTGCCCTGGGAGACATCGGTCCATTTTCCGCCGGTAAAGGACCTCGTCCTCAATGCCTGAAAAGGGCTCAGGATGAGGTAGCGCATCCCGTGCCTGAAGAGGACCCGAAGGACCGAGGAATTCACCGCCGTCTCAGGAAGCCACATCGCCTCGGGCCTCCTCTTAAAGTGCTTCTCGAAGAACTTGATCCCCCAGACGACCTCGGTCTCCTGGTCCCTCTCGTTGGCCAAAGGCATAATGAGGTGATCGTAGACCTGGGCGATGGCATTCCCGTGGCCCAGCCGTTTCAGGCTCTCGCGGTCAGCCTCGATGATCTTCCGATAGACCCGGGGTTCCTTCTGCTCGAGCCAGGAAAGCAGCGTCGGGCCCACGTTGAAGCTGAGGGAGGAATAATTGTTGAAAAGATCGAGGATCCTCCCCCTTCCATCGACGATTCGGGCATAGGCATTGGGTCGGTAGCACTCGAAGGTGATCCGCTCGTTCCAATCATGAAAAGGGGAGGCGCTCTCCTCACGTTCGATCTCATCCAGCCAGGGATTCTCCCTCGGAGGCTGATAGAAATGGCCATGGATGGCGACGAAGGCATTCCTCATCCTCGCTCCCCGCTTTTCCGCTTCGTCTCGTAAACCCTTCGCTTGATCTGGCCGATCTGCCGGGTGACCGGGATCTCTTTGGGGCAGACCTCCGTGCATTTCCAGTGGGTCCGACAGCCCCAGACCATCTTCTCCTGGTCCAAGAGTCGGAGCCTCTCCTCCGTCCCTTCATCCCTCGAATCGAAGAGGTAGCGAAAAGCGCGGACCAGGGCAGCGGGTCCCACGTAATCGGCCGTCTCTGGGCTCTGATTGACCGGACAGGCAGCCGTGCAGCAGGCGCAAAGGATGCATCGAAGGGCCTCTTCAAACAGGCGGTGCTCCTCCGGAGACTGCCTCCTTTCCGAATCCTCTGGAGGTGGGGTTCGGACGATGAGATAGGGTCGGACCGAGGCGTACTTCTCGAAAAA
This window encodes:
- a CDS encoding DUF3536 domain-containing protein yields the protein MRNAFVAIHGHFYQPPRENPWLDEIEREESASPFHDWNERITFECYRPNAYARIVDGRGRILDLFNNYSSLSFNVGPTLLSWLEQKEPRVYRKIIEADRESLKRLGHGNAIAQVYDHLIMPLANERDQETEVVWGIKFFEKHFKRRPEAMWLPETAVNSSVLRVLFRHGMRYLILSPFQALRTRSFTGGKWTDVSQGKIDTTQPYRCFLRDRSGKKSYSEYIDLFFYDGAISKEVAFGDLLKDGERFCLRLAQAYQPSKREPQLIHLSTDGETFGHHKVFGEMALAYALSRGIARQGLTLTNYGAFLEKSPPVWEVEIDEGPKGEGSSWSCCHGVGRWKEDCGCSTGGRPGWNQRWRAPLREALNLLRDDLAELYEEEGRKLFPDPWRARDGYIDLIMDRSPERIERFFEEYGHRDLDPKDWVRGIKLLEMQRHGLRMFTSCGWFFADLAGLETQLILQHAARAIDLATEFTDRPLEKRFLDLLSQGRSNVPGMGDGRQIYERLVKPRQVSLAQIVNHHAFASLSDGERRTRKIFSFHLETNREERWEKGETTLLLGQVTLRADRIPEPKSFLFLLISSNKSFGNTWVFEEGTGPDFDRLRQKGREALERGEGGPQWLFQSFPDHQAFTIGHVIKERSDEVFRPLIEKRVGDPSGIYEKIYRQAKPVLEVLTKEGIPIPYGIRLAAEFTLNQRLQQEILRLREDLRSGIGRGEVDRILKEANQSGCSLNQETPSNLLSQLLYEKMASLKKIGPSDLQDQEAMIEEILGLLSASSRWGFKLDLLMAQDLMGEILNETLRHLEESLWGFAAPMPIPSNLIPLAEALNFDTEKISKAAGLKR
- a CDS encoding succinate dehydrogenase iron-sulfur subunit is translated as MHLKLKVFRFDPSKDRQPWYRTYEVEADPMDRLLDCLNRIRWEQDPTLSFRMSCGHGVCGSDAMKINGICGLACQKLVRDLGGEVLIEPLPVFRVIKDLVVDLDPFFEKYASVRPYLIVRTPPPEDSERRQSPEEHRLFEEALRCILCACCTAACPVNQSPETADYVGPAALVRAFRYLFDSRDEGTEERLRLLDQEKMVWGCRTHWKCTEVCPKEIPVTRQIGQIKRRVYETKRKSGERG